One Antennarius striatus isolate MH-2024 chromosome 9, ASM4005453v1, whole genome shotgun sequence genomic window, GAAAGATCAGTTTCCCTTTCGGCGAATAATAGAGGAATCAATTCATCCATATTTTAACAAATGTAACTGATTTGCTGGCATGTCTgcgtttgtgtcatagtattagttagTAGTCATAGTAACGTGATGCTCCTGTTgttcctccagatggtccacagcatcatgtctgtaaggaggaggaggtggaggttcctgctgaccagcagctctggaaccaggaggtgaagtccagtgtggaccaagaggaaccagaggttctacacctgaaagaggaagcagaggttctacacctgaaagaggaaccagaggttctccacctgaaagaggaaccagaggttctacacctgaaagaggaaccagaggttctacacctgaaagaggaaccagaggaactccacagcagtcaggagggagagcagcttgtactgaagcaggagactgatgctgttaCATTGACTCCTactcatgaggaaaatgaccacagtgaagatcagactctgtacatgaaagctgaagatggtgcagcacagacagagtctgttgtcAACCTGCCGGTAatcagctctgtggtgggaaCATCAAACATTGACCTGCTgatctctaacagctctcatgtatcTATTAGccatgatgagagaggagaaacaagcagaaaagatgctgaggttgagGTCGAAATTGATGTTGAGGTTGAGTCCCAGTTTCAGTCCCAGGGAACAAGTAATGTCAGTAAGAAGATGTATGTTTGTAAATTATGTAAGAGGGGTTATACAAGACGTGACACTTTGAAATTCCATATGAAAATCCACGCAAGAGAGAACCTTCACAgctgtaaaacatgtggcaaatgttTCCCATATAAAATGAGCTTGACTAatcacatgagaatccacaccggagagaagccttacaggtgtaaaacatgtttaaaagatTTTAGAGCCAGTAGTGGGTTGCTGGTacatgagagaatccacactggagagaagccgTACAGgtgtaaaacatgtgggaaagattttcgATCTAATAGTGGGTTGGTAGTACATGAgagagtccacactggagagaggccttacaggtgtgaaacatgtgggaaagattttagggCCAATTGTGCATTGATAAGACATGAgagagtccacactggagagaggccatacaggtgtgaaacatgtgggaaagattttagggCCAGTTGTGGGTTGATTAGACACGAgagagtccacactggagagaggccttacaggtgtgaaacatgtgggaaagattttatggCTCGTTGTGCGCTGATAAGacatgagagaatccacactggagagaggccatacaggtgtgaaacatgtgggaaagattttagagCTAGTTGTGGCTTGGTAAAacatgagagaatccacactggagagtGGCCTTACcggtgtgaaacatgtgataAAGCCTTTAGATATAAAAAGTATTACAGAGAACACATGAGAAACCATACAGACCGAGACCCCTTACAGGTATGAAACACGTGATAAAGGCTTTGTATCAAAAATTGCATTGGCAGGACACATGATAGTCCACACAAGTGAAgtcttacaggtgtgaaacatctCATAAAGACTTTAGATGGAAAACTGTTTGGAGagaacacatgagaatccacgcAGGTGTGATGCCTTATAGTCTTAAAACatgtttcaaacattttacatagaaaaaaaaacttgactcaacacatttttttctttctgaacatgttattacaacagacttcccCTTGGTCAAGTTTAACAACcacatccaaaaagaaaaaaatgggcTGACGGCTAGACGCAGTTTGGTTTGTAAAATTTCCGTCCCTGGAATCAACAAcacctctctcattacaatatattttcaaccaaattcatacattacatttaaaattcaaatattttggcACACTGCTGTTTTGAAccgtccattcagtcccaatagATGTGTGCACACGTCTTCATCTTGGTATGACTCAAAGTTTTGTTGATGACCTGTAATAGTCCATTCCATGTGTTGTTTCCAGATGAATCGATATGCATGGCCACAATTACATTTCCCAGGCATAACAAGTGTTTACACTATAGATGATCAAGACAGAAGTTGACTAAGCCAGTggtcttacagtctctgtgaaCAGTATTATGGTTATAATGAGCCATAACAATCTAAGATATTAACCAACATTTCCATCAGAACTGTGACTGTGAAGCtgaaaaaaacatcacacaggagccatCTGAATGATGAACACCTTCACTCCATCTTGAGGGTTTTCTCAGCTCAGAGACTGACCCCTGAAGGACCCCtgaatgacctctgaccccgaaCATTGATGAATTTGTATGAAAGATTAGACATCAAATATCAGCCAGAGCCTCAGACAAGTGAACATCACAGAGCAGTAAcgtcagttttaaattcagttcagttttgaCATAATTTTCTACAAGACGTGATGAATCCTTGAAGGAACTATTGTTTTGTCtatgtgccatagatttttgtattttatttcatttatatttatttcagttgaatggtctcagggaaaattgcaaaTAAGAGCCATGAGAATGGATAcaactgatttcatttttttattttagtatttgaaagcagtgattggtaggatcatagagcagcacaataatgttttacaattttttgcacaataagacattattattgttcatgcacaacattattattgtgtatgcaataatgcatgcactataatatattttcagtttataatggatgcaattttatttatgcctttatcttgatattaagtaacattttgttttcgaaggacatttacttttttgctgtttgcctgttgaaaaggtttcccaTTGAAGTTACTGATagagccataagaaaatattgctttatttaatcatttaataatatacactgtggtagctcttggttcaataggctatgttcatttcaatatgttttaataaacattgaaccagtctggCCCTCAGCTTGTAGCAAAtctgtttttttggccctcagcgtatttgactttgacaccccagATGTATATCATCTCCTTTGTATAGAATAGTTGTTTcatcaacaaaaaatataatttttaggACTTTTGAAAACTTACATAAGTCATTTATGtaaagtataaataattttGGACCCAAACTGACTCCTGTGGTACCCCAAACACAATGACTAGTGTTTTTGATATCTTCCTTCCAAATGTGACATATTGTGATCTCTTATGTAAGTATCTCTTTATCCACTCtagtactgtacccctaaatccaaatcgtttaagcaggtttagtggaaaacctgggtaagttaactctgaaatcagggaaaaccagagTTTtccgtttcacaaagggaggtaacttaacccaaagttagagcagtaaccctgaccagTTTCATGAaacgaggtaaactgaacctctgggtttgttaccgcagtaacagactctctgaagctaacctgaggcctgtaccatgaAGCTTGATGAACTTGGCcaggcttcctcttacttatctggcttcacttaccgagacatccgccctctagattttcggtaccataaagccagctatcaactcactaattcaattcaggcttgtccactctagatctgtgtgcgctcacataaaaaggacggagtttgctgcatgcgaccaatcacaaacatgcaacaaactggcccgagccgcatatttcacaacggaggagcaaacaataataatcaataaatacgAGCAGTACAAagcaataatccaggcaaaaagcaacacagttgcagctgccaaacggcgcaaggattgATGGCaaaaaatcg contains:
- the LOC137601048 gene encoding zinc finger protein 548-like, with the protein product MKAEDGAAQTESVVNLPVISSVVGTSNIDLLISNSSHVSISHDERGETSRKDAEVEVEIDVEVESQFQSQGTSNVSKKMYVCKLCKRGYTRRDTLKFHMKIHARENLHSCKTCGKCFPYKMSLTNHMRIHTGEKPYRCKTCLKDFRASSGLLVHERIHTGEKPYRCKTCGKDFRSNSGLVVHERVHTGERPYRCETCGKDFRANCALIRHERVHTGERPYRCETCGKDFRASCGLIRHERVHTGERPYRCETCGKDFMARCALIRHERIHTGERPYRCETCGKDFRASCGLVKHERIHTGEWPYRCETCDKAFRYKKYYREHMRNHTDRDPLQV